One Ricinus communis isolate WT05 ecotype wild-type chromosome 2, ASM1957865v1, whole genome shotgun sequence DNA segment encodes these proteins:
- the LOC8264978 gene encoding vicilin-like seed storage protein At2g18540, which translates to MAGVSLKCGDCGALLKSVQEAQEHAELTSHSNFSESTEAVLNLVCTTCGKPCRSKTESDLHTKRTGHTEFVDKTSEAAKPISLEVPKAPMDVDEPVNASTSSQPEEMVAPVVDQKLLEELEEMGFPKARATRALHYSGNASLETAVNWIVEHENDADIDEMPLVPANSNVEAPKPSLTPEEMKLKAQDLKERARKKKEEEEKRTEREREKERIRIGKELLEAKRIEEENERKRLLALRKAEKEEERRAREKIRQKLEEDKAERRRKLGLPPEDPATTKPSTPVVEEKKSSLPVRPATKAEQMRECLRTLKQTHKDDDAKVKRAFQTLLTYIGNVAKNPNEEKYRKIRVNNQTFQDRVGSLKGGVELLELCGFEKIEGGEFLFLHRDKVEMALLNSAGSELNSAINNPFFGVL; encoded by the exons ATGGCCGGAGTATCTTTAAAGTGCGGAGATTGTGGGGCCCTCTTGAAGTCCGTTCAAGAGGCTCAAGAGCATGCGGAGCTGACCTCTCACTCTAATTTCTCTGAATCGACGGAGGCTGTCCTCAATCTTGTTTGCACTACTTGTGGCAAACCTTGCCGATCTAAAACA GAAAGTGATCTTCACACAAAGAGAACTGGGCATACTGAGTTTGTAGATAAGACTTCTGAGGCAGCAAAACCAATCAGTTTAGAGGTTCCAAAAGCACCGATGGACGTGGATGAGCCTGTTAATGCGAGCACCAGTAGCCAGCCTGAAG AAATGGTTGCTCCAGTGGTTGACCAAAAGCTTCTTGAGGAACTGGAAGAAATGGGTTTCCCAAAGGCAAGGGCAACACGGGCTCTTCATTATTCCG GTAATGCCAGTCTTGAAACTGCTGTTAATTGGATTGTTGAGCATGAGAATGATGCAGACATAGATGAAATGCCCCTG GTACCTGCTAACAGCAATGTTGAGGCTCCTAAACCTTCACTTACACCTGAAGAAATGAAGCTCAAAGCTCAAGACCTAAA AGAGCGTGCTCgcaagaagaaagaagaggaagaaaagagaacGGAAAGAGAAAGGGAAAAG GAAAGAATTCGTATTGGCAAGGAACTCCTAGAAGCAAAACGAATTgaggaagaaaatgaaagaaaacg TTTGCTAGCTTTGCGGAAGGCAGAGAAAGAGGAAGAGAGGAGGGCTAGGGAAAAAATTAGACAAAAGTTGGAAGAAGACAAG gcagaaagaagaaggaagctAGGATTGCCACCGGAAGATCCTGCAACAACAAAACCATCTACCCCTGTAgtggaggagaaaaag AGCTCCTTGCCCGTTAGGCCTGCGACAAAGGCAGAGCAAATGAGAGAGTGCTTGCGAACTCTTAAGCAGACTCACAAG GATGATGATGCTAAAGTGAAAAGAGCATTCCAGACTCTCCTAACTTACATAGGAAATGTTGCTAAAAATCCTAATGAGGAGAAGTACAGAAAGATTAGGGTCAACAACCAAACCTTTCAG GATAGAGTTGGTTCATTGAAAGGGGGTGTCGAGTTGCTGGAGCTTTGtggatttgagaaaattgAAGGGGGGGAGTTCCTTTTCTTACATAGGGACAAGGTTGAAATGGCGCTGCTGAATTCGGCTGGATCTGAGCTGAACTCTGCCATTAACAATCCATTTTTTGGTgttctttaa